The genomic stretch TTGTCATGCATGGTGCTCGTCCTTGTGAAGCCGGCGATACTTGCCGTTGAAATGCGTACCAAGCGCAAAGGTTCCCGCTCAGCATATGAGGGGATTTAGAGCGCACCGCCTGAAGTCGGCTTGAACGGAGCATTCATCTCCCGTTCATACTTGTGGCACTCGACCATACTACGCACGATATGCAGCCCCAGTTCAGCCAAAAGAGCTGCCGCAATCGCAAAAATGACCAAAAGAGCCAGCACCGACGGACCTTCCTTCAACTTCACATGGCAGATGTTGAGAAGGAACCTAGTTGAGCTGCCCTGAAATGACCTTGAACAAGCCATTCATCCTGCGTTCATGCCCGCAGGGGGGCCGTGCCGGGTAAATGGCTTGCGGCTTTGCGGCATCCGTGACAAAAGGCGGTCGAAACAAAGATCGGGATGTCATGACAAAGGCATTTTATCCAGGCTCGTTCGACCCCATGACCAACGGGCATCTTGATGTTCTCGTGCAGTCGCTCAATCTGGCCGGCACGGTCATCGTCGCAATTGGGGTGCATCCCGGCAAGACGCCGCTGTTTACATTCGAACAGCGAGCAGACCTCGTTCGTCAGTCGCTTGAACACAGCCTGCCGGAACGGGCAGGGGACATTGAAGTTGTAGCCTTCGACGGGCTTGCGGTCGATGCTGCCCGTCAGCAAGGTGCGCGACTGCTTGTCCGTGGCCTGCGCGATGGAACGGATTTCGATTACGAGATGCAGATGGCAGGCATGAATGCGCAGATGGCACCGGAACTGCAGACCGTCTTCCTGCCGGCCGGAACAGCATCGCGGCCCATTACGGCCACATTGGTTCGTCAGATCGCAGCAATGGGCGGTGATGTCAGCGCCTTTGTACCGCCGGCAGTGCTGACGGCCCTCAAAACCAAGTTCGGGCACTGAGCCCCACAACCTCCGGAGAGATCATGAAGCTCCTACATATTGCAACAGCCCTGTTTTTTGCCGTGGCCGGTCTTGGCCCTGCCGCCGCCCAGTCGGATGAAAACTTCCTGACCATTCAGTTGAAGGATGGCCCGGTCGTGATCGAATTGCTGCCGGACGTAGCGCCGAAGCATGTCGCACAGATCAAGGAACTGGCTTCTAAGGGCGAGTACGACAATGTGGCCTTTCACCGCGTGATCGAAGGCTTCATGGCGCAGACCGGCGATGTCCAGTTCGGCGACATGGAAGATGGCTACCAGCCGAACCGCGCCGGGACCGGCGGCTCCAGCCTGCCAGATATTGAAGCCGAATTCTCCGACGTCCCCTTTGAACGCGGCACTGTCGGTATGGCCCGTTCGCAGGATCCGAATTCCGCCAATTCGCAATTCTTCATCATGTTCGCCGATGGCGGCTTCCTGAACGGCCAATATACGGTTGTTGGCAAGGTCGTATCGGGAATGGAATATGTCGACCAGATCAAACGCGGGCAGGGTGGCAACGGTGAAGTCACCGACCCGGACCGTATGGTGAAGGTTACCGTCGGCAAAAACTGATACCCAGGCATTCGCCTAAACCAAGGAGTAAAGACATGGCCGAGATTAAGGATCCGGAAAATACCATCATCATGGAAACCACCAAGGGCAAGGTGATAATCGCTCTTTTCCCGGATCTGGCCCCCGGCCATGTTGCGCGGATCAAGGAACTGACGCGCGAAGGCGCCTATGATGGCGTTGTCTTCCATCGCGTCATTGCCGACTTCATGGCACAGACCGGCGATGTCCAGTATGGCAAGCAGGGCGGCGAGCATTTCAATCCGGGTCGTGCCGGCATGGGCGGTTCGTCCAAGCCGGATCTGAAAGCTGAATTTTCCGCAACCCCGCATGTCCGTGGCACATGCTCCATGGCCCGTTCGCAGAACCCGAACTCGGCCAACTCCCAGTTCTTCATCTGCTTCACGGACGCTCCCTGGCTGAACAAGCAGTATTCCGTCTGGGGCCAGGTCATCGAAGGCATGGATGTCATCGACCAGGTC from Peteryoungia desertarenae encodes the following:
- the coaD gene encoding pantetheine-phosphate adenylyltransferase, encoding MTKAFYPGSFDPMTNGHLDVLVQSLNLAGTVIVAIGVHPGKTPLFTFEQRADLVRQSLEHSLPERAGDIEVVAFDGLAVDAARQQGARLLVRGLRDGTDFDYEMQMAGMNAQMAPELQTVFLPAGTASRPITATLVRQIAAMGGDVSAFVPPAVLTALKTKFGH
- a CDS encoding peptidylprolyl isomerase translates to MKLLHIATALFFAVAGLGPAAAQSDENFLTIQLKDGPVVIELLPDVAPKHVAQIKELASKGEYDNVAFHRVIEGFMAQTGDVQFGDMEDGYQPNRAGTGGSSLPDIEAEFSDVPFERGTVGMARSQDPNSANSQFFIMFADGGFLNGQYTVVGKVVSGMEYVDQIKRGQGGNGEVTDPDRMVKVTVGKN
- a CDS encoding peptidylprolyl isomerase, whose translation is MAEIKDPENTIIMETTKGKVIIALFPDLAPGHVARIKELTREGAYDGVVFHRVIADFMAQTGDVQYGKQGGEHFNPGRAGMGGSSKPDLKAEFSATPHVRGTCSMARSQNPNSANSQFFICFTDAPWLNKQYSVWGQVIEGMDVIDQVKKGEPVRDPDSIVSMKVAADA